A single genomic interval of Cucumis sativus cultivar 9930 chromosome 5, Cucumber_9930_V3, whole genome shotgun sequence harbors:
- the LOC101208987 gene encoding serine/threonine-protein kinase BRI1-like 2 — protein sequence MFLSSLLSFPQKKRNILLLNPMERNFFQFSLPSLALPVIFILFAALASSAEQEGMTSIKTDVAALLKFKDLIDKDPNGVLSNWKLENNPCSWYGVSCQSKRVIALDLSGCSLTGNVYFDPLSSMDMLLALNLSTNSFTINSTTLLQLPYNLQQLELSLAKVVGSVPENLFSKCPNLVFVDLSFNNLTSYLPENLLLNANKLQDLDISYNNLTGLISGLRIDENSCNSLLRVDLSANRIIGSIPSSISNCTNLQTLGLADNLLSGEIPRSLGELSSLQRVDISHNQLTGWLPSDWRNACNSLQELKLCYNNISGVIPASFSACSWLQIMDLSNNNISGPLPDSIFKNLISLQSLLLSNNIISGPLPSSISHCKKLQLVDLSSNRISGLVPPGICPGAESLQELKMPDNLIIGGIPPELSLCSQLKTIDFSLNYLNGSIPAELGRLQNLEQLIAWFNSLEGKIPPELGKCRSLKDVILNNNRLSGEIPTELFNCSNLEWISLTSNELTGEVPKEFGLLSRLAVLQLGNNSLSGQIPGELANCSTLVWLDLNSNKLTGEIPPRLGRQLGAKSLNGILSGNTLVFVRNVGNSCKGVGGLLEFAGIRPERLQQEPTLKTCDFTRLYSGPVLSLFTKYQTLEYLDLSYNELRGRIPEEFGDMVALQVLELSHNQLSGEIPESFGRLKNLGVFDASHNRLQGHIPDSFSNLSFLVQIDLSYNELTGRIPSRGQLSTLPASQYANNPGLCGVPLPECPSDDQQQTSPNGDASKGRTKPEVGSWVNSIVLGVLISIACVCILIVWAIAMRARRKEAEEVKMLNSLQAIHAPTTWKIDKEKEPLSINVATFQRQLRKLKFSQLIEATNGFSAESLIGSGGFGEVFKATLKDGSSVAIKKLIRLSCQGDREFMAEMETLGKIKHGNLVPLLGYCKIGEERLLVYEFMEFGSLEEMLHGRAKMQDRRILTWDERKKIARGAAKGLCFLHHNCIPHIIHRDMKSSNVLLDHDLEARVSDFGMARLISALDTHLSVSTLAGTPGYVPPEYYQSFRCTAKGDVYSFGVVLLELLTGKRPTDKEDFGDTNLVGWVKMKVNDGKQMEVIDPELLSVTKTSDESEAEEVKEMVRYLEITLRCVEEFPSKRPNMLQVVTMLRELMPGSTNGSSNSA from the coding sequence ATGTTTCTCAGCTCTTTGTTGAGTTTTCcacagaagaaaagaaacattttgCTTCTTAATCCAATGGAAAGAAACTTCTTTCAgttttctcttccttctcttgcTTTGCCAGTGATCTTTATCTTATTTGCTGCTTTGGCTTCTTCAGCAGAACAAGAGGGTATGACTTCAATAAAAACTGATGTTGCAGCTCTTCTTAAGTTCAAGGATTTGATTGACAAGGACCCAAATGGAGTGTTGTCCAATTGGAAGCTTGAAAACAATCCATGTTCATGGTATGGAGTTTCATGTCAATCTAAACGAGTGATTGCTCTTGATTTGAGTGGCTGTAGTCTTACAGGGAATGTTTATTTTGATCCTCTGTCTTCTATGGATATGTTGTTGGCTTTGAATTTATCTACAAATTCTTTCACTATAAATTCAACTACTTTGCTTCAGCTTCCTTATAATTTGCAGCAACTTGAGCTTTCTCTTGCCAAAGTTGTAGGTAGTGTGCCTGAGAATCTTTTCTCAAAGTGTCCAAACCTTGTGTTTGTGGATCTTTCATTCAACAATTTGACAAGCTATCTGcctgaaaatcttcttttgaaTGCTAATAAGCTTCAAGATCTTGATATCTCTTACAATAATCTAACTGGGTTGATCTCAGGATTGAGAATTGATGAGAATTCTTGCAACTCTTTGTTGCGGGTTGATCTTTCGGCAAATCGAATCATCGGTTCGATTCCGAGTTCCATTTCAAACTGCACGAATCTGCAGACACTTGGTTTGGCTGACAATTTACTCAGTGGGGAAATACCAAGATCTTTAGGGGAACTCAGTAGTTTACAAAGGGTTGATATATCTCATAATCAGCTCACTGGTTGGCTCCCTTCTGATTGGAGAAATGCTTGCAATTCACTTCAAGAACTAAAGCTTTGCTACAACAACATTTCTGGTGTAATTCCTGCTTCCTTCTCTGCTTGCTCTTGGCTTCAAATTATGGATCTTTCAAACAACAACATATCTGGTCCTTTACCAGATTCCATCTTCAAGAATCTTATCTCTTTACAGAGCTTGTTATTGAGTAATAACATAATCTCTGGACCATTGCCTTCATCCATATCTCACTGCAAGAAACTTCAGCTTGTAGACTTAAGTTCCAATAGAATTTCTGGGTTGGTTCCACCAGGTATATGCCCAGGTGCTGAGTCACTTCAAGAACTGAAAATGCCAGACAATCTCATAATAGGAGGAATCCCACCTGAACTCTCACTATGTTCACAGTTAAAGACAattgattttagtttaaacTATCTGAATGGGTCAATTCCTGCAGAGCTTGGAAGGCTTCAGAATCTTGAACAGCTGATAGCATGGTTTAATAGCTTAGAAGGGAAAATCCCACCAGAATTGGGGAAGTGTAGAAGCTTGAAAGATGTTATACTAAATAACAATCGTTTAAGTGGGGAAATTCCCACTGAATTGTTCAATTGTAGCAACCTTGAATGGATTTCGCTCACAAGTAATGAACTCACTGGCGAGGTACCAAAAGAGTTTGGTCTTTTGTCAAGGTTGGCTGTGCTGCAACTCGGGAACAATAGCTTAAGTGGTCAGATACCAGGGGAGTTGGCAAACTGCAGCACTTTGGTTTGGTTGGATTTGAACAGCAACAAGCTCACAGGAGAAATTCCACCTAGACTTGGGAGGCAGCTTGGAGCCAAATCATTGAATGGGATTCTTTCTGGAAATACTCTAGTGTTCGTTCGAAATGTTGGGAATTCGTGTAAAGGAGTTGGGGGCTTGTTAGAGTTTGCTGGAATCAGACCTGAACGACTACAGCAGGAACCAACATTGAAGACCTGTGATTTCACTAGATTGTACTCCGGTCCAGTCCTCAGTTTGTTTACGAAGTACCAAACTTTGGAGTATTTGGATCTTTCTTACAATGAGCTTCGTGGGAGAATACCAGAAGAGTTTGGAGATATGGTTGCTTTGCAGGTTCTCGAATTATCACACAACCAACTTTCTGGCGAGATTCCAGAATCCTTTGGCCGCTTAAAGAACTTAGGAGTGTTTGATGCATCACATAATAGACTGCAGGGTCACATTCCAGATTCATTCTCAAACTTATCATTCTTAGTGCAAATTGATCTATCTTACAATGAACTAACCGGGAGAATTCCATCAAGGGGACAACTTAGTACACTGCCGGCAAGTCAGTATGCAAACAATCCAGGACTTTGTGGAGTTCCTTTGCCTGAATGCCCGAGTGATGACCAGCAGCAGACAAGTCCTAATGGAGATGCTAGCAAAGGAAGAACAAAGCCAGAAGTCGGGTCATGGGTTAACAGTATTGTTTTAGGTGTTCTTATCTCCATTGCCTGTGTCTGCATTTTGATTGTATGGGCCATTGCCATGCGTGCAAGACGAAAAGAAGCAGAGGAAGTGAAGATGCTTAATAGTTTACAAGCAATACATGCCCCTACTACATGGAAAATTGACAAAGAGAAAGAACCCCTGAGTATCAATGTGGCAACTTTCCAAAGACAACTAAGGAAGCTCAAGTTCTCCCAACTGATTGAAGCTACTAATGGCTTCTCAGCAGAAAGTCTCATAGGGAGTGGCGGGTTCGGTGAAGTATTTAAAGCAACACTAAAGGATGGATCAAGTGTTGCAATCAAGAAACTGATCCGTCTTAGTTGCCAGGGAGATCGTGAATTCATGGCGGAGATGGAAACTTTAGGAAAGATCAAACATGGAAACTTAGTACCTCTTTTGGGTTACTGTAAAATAGGTGAAGAGAGGCTTCTAGTGTATGAGTTTATGGAGTTTGGTAGCCTAGAAGAGATGCTTCATGGAAGAGCAAAGATGCAGGATCGAAGAATTCTAACATGGgatgaaaggaaaaagattgCCAGAGGTGCTGCTAAAGGACTTTGTTTCCTACACCACAACTGCATTCCACACATAATACACAGAGACATGAAGTCCAGCAATGTACTCCTGGACCATGACTTAGAAGCAAGAGTTTCGGATTTTGGAATGGCAAGGCTGATAAGTGCTCTTGACACCCATCTGAGTGTAAGCACACTTGCAGGCACTCCTGGTTATGTCCCTCCTGAATACTACCAAAGCTTCAGATGCACAGCAAAAGGCGATGTTTATTCATTCGGGGTCGTCCTCTTAGAACTCTTGACAGGGAAACGACCAACCGATAAGGAGGATTTTGGGGACACCAACTTGGTGGGATGGGTCAAAATGAAAGTAAACGATGGAAAACAAATGGAAGTGATTGATCCAGAGTTGCTGTCAGTAACCAAAACAAGTGATGAATCAGAAGCAGAAGAGGTTAAAGAAATGGTTAGATATTTGGAGATAACTCTTCGGTGTGTAGAAGAGTTTCCTTCCAAAAGGCCTAACATGTTGCAGGTGGTGACAATGCTGCGAGAGTTGATGCCCGGATCAACCAATGGAAGCAGCAACAGTGCTTGA